ACGACCTCCTTGGCGGACGCACCCGCCGAGAGCATCAGCTCGGCCACCCGCATCGCGAGATCCATGGCGCGCAGCGCCATCTGGTCGTCGATGACAGGCAGGGCCTCGGTCAATGCCCGATCCGAGGGATCCGCGTGGATCGCCCGTCGCACCGTGTCGATCATCCGCCAACTGCGCTCGCGAACCATGGGTTCCATCCTCCCCGATCTCGTCGGCGCTCGCCTCCGCGCGGCGGCGTGGCTAGCCGTCCTGCGCTGTCTTCCTGCGCCGCCGCGGCGCCGCCGACCGCGGCGGCGTCTGACGCATGTGATCGCGCGCGCGACCCAGGATGTCGGCGAGCGCCTCGACGTCGGAGCGCGACAGCGCGGCGAACAGCAGCTCGTCCAGCAGCGCGACGTGGCCCGCCAGGACGCGCTCGAGCAGGGAGCGCCCCTCGTCGGTGAGCGCGACGACGATGCTGCGCTCGTCCTCGGCGGACGGCGTGCGCGTGACGAGCCCGCGCTTCTCGAGGGACTGCGCCTGGTAGGTGAGGCCGCTGCGGCTGTACACGACCCCGTCGGCCAGGTCGGTCATCCGGCGACTCCCGGACGGCGCGTCGCCGAGCGTGGCCAGGAGCTGGAACTGCACGTAGCTGAGCCCTCCCGCGTCCTGCAGCTGCTGCTCCACCGCGTGCTTGAGCAGGCTGCTCGCCTCGATCAGGGCGAAGTACGCGCCGAGCTGGACGGGGTCGAGGGAGGGCGTGGACGACATGCGGACAGCGTATCAATGCTTCTCATTCGAAACAGTTGCTTCCAGTTCGAAGCAGTGCTACGGTCTCCTCAGTTGCTTCGAATCCGAAGCACACGATGAGAGGAAGACACCATGAAGGCAGTGCGATTCCACGAGACGGGCGCTCCCGAGGTCCTGCGGTACGAGGACGTCGACCAGCCCACCCCCGGCCCCGGCGAGGTCCGCATCCGCGTCGCCGGATCGGCATTCAACCCGGCGGACGGCGGCATGCGCGGCGGCTTCCTTCCGATCCCGATCACGCTTCCCCACATCCCGGGCTACGACGTCTCGGGCACGGTCGACGCGCTCGGCGAGGGCGTCGACGGCTGGGAGGTCGGCGAGGCTGTCATCGGCTTCCTCCCGATGACGGCCGACGGCTCGGCGGCGCAGTACGTGACCGCGCCGGCCGAGGCGCTGGTGAAGGCTCCGACGCGGATCCCTCTGGCCGATGCGGCGGGCCTGCCGTCGGTCGGCCTCACCGCCTCGCAGTCCCTGTTCGAGGCCGGCCGGCTCACGGCGGGACAGCGCGTGCTGATCAACGGCGCGGGCGGCCCGGTGGGCGGGTACGCCGTCCAGCTGGCCAAGCATG
The Microbacterium sp. JZ31 genome window above contains:
- a CDS encoding NADP-dependent oxidoreductase, with the translated sequence MKAVRFHETGAPEVLRYEDVDQPTPGPGEVRIRVAGSAFNPADGGMRGGFLPIPITLPHIPGYDVSGTVDALGEGVDGWEVGEAVIGFLPMTADGSAAQYVTAPAEALVKAPTRIPLADAAGLPSVGLTASQSLFEAGRLTAGQRVLINGAGGPVGGYAVQLAKHAGAYVIATASPRSRQLVEAAGADEIIDHTATSLREAVTEPVDVLLNLAPITADGFAALVPLVRDGGAVVSTTPRVPTPGDEARGVRAETIFVHPDADVLSGLVDLIDAGELHVEIAQRVPLSELPALHEQAEAGTVHGKVVIIPPAA
- a CDS encoding MarR family winged helix-turn-helix transcriptional regulator; translation: MSSTPSLDPVQLGAYFALIEASSLLKHAVEQQLQDAGGLSYVQFQLLATLGDAPSGSRRMTDLADGVVYSRSGLTYQAQSLEKRGLVTRTPSAEDERSIVVALTDEGRSLLERVLAGHVALLDELLFAALSRSDVEALADILGRARDHMRQTPPRSAAPRRRRKTAQDG